In one window of Archocentrus centrarchus isolate MPI-CPG fArcCen1 chromosome 11, fArcCen1, whole genome shotgun sequence DNA:
- the yrk gene encoding tyrosine-protein kinase Fgr isoform X2 — protein sequence MGCACCKHKKSAKEAAASAAVDIPGLSPSNADGFSTALNQGRYCPDPTQTIPDFNSSSSVFPNTSISQRSGGITGGGVTLFIALYDYDARTEDDLTFLKGEKFQIINNTEGDWWEARSLDTGHSGYIPSNYVAPVDSIQAEEWYFGKMGRKDAERQLLGHGNPRGTFLIRESETTKGAYSLSIRDWDDNKGDHVKHYKIRKLDNGGYYITTRSQFDTVQQLVVHYQGSNDGLCYYLTKPCPNSTPLTMGLGRDAWEVPRDTLSLQRKLGQGCFGDVWMGMWNGTTKVAVKTLKPGTMSPEAFLEEAQIMKRLRHDKLVQLYAVVSEEPIYIITEFMSQGSLLDFLKDGEGQSLKLPQLVDMAAQIAAGMAYIERMNYIHRDLRAANILVGDNLVCKIADFGLARLIEDNEYTARQGAKFPIKWTAPEAALYGRFTIKSDVWSFGILLTELITKGRVPYPGMNNREVLEQVERGYRMPCAPGCPTSLHELMLQCWRREPDERHTFEYLQSFLEDYFTATEPQYQPGENL from the exons ATGGGGTGTGCCTGTTGCAAGCACAAGAAGTCTGCCAAAGAAGCAGCAGCGTCGGCAGCAGTAGACATACCGGGTCTGTCTCCTAGCAACGCAGATGGGTTCTCCACGGCCTTGAATCAGGGCCGTTACTGCCCTGACCCAACTCAGACCATCCCAGACTTCAACTCATCCAGCAGCGTATTCCCCAACACCAGCATCAGCCAGCGATCAGGAGGCATAACAG GTGGAGGAGTCACCCTCTTTATAGCTCTGTATGACTATGACGCTCGCACTGAGGATGACCTCACTTTCCTGAAAGGAGAAAAATTCCAGATCATTAACAACAC CGAGGGTGACTGGTGGGAAGCTCGCTCTCTGGACACTGGCCATTCAGGTTACATCCCCTCCAACTACGTAGCTCCGGTGGACTCCATACAAGCTGAAGA GTGGTATTTTGGGAAGATGGGAAGGAAGGATGCAGAGAGACAGCTGTTGGGTCACGGCAACCCAAGGGGGACTTTCCTCATACGAGAGAGCGAGACCACCAAGG GTGCTTACTCTCTTTCCATCCGTGACTGGGATGATAACAAGGGAGACCACGTGAAACATTATAAGATTCGTAAGCTAGACAATGGCGGCTACTACATCACCACTAGATCACAGTTTGATACCGTGCAGCAGCTGGTCGTGCACTACCAAG GCTCTAATGACGGGCTATGTTATTACCTGACAAAGCCCTGTCCCAACTCCACCCCGCTCACCATGGGTCTTGGGCGGGACGCCTGGGAGGTACCGAGGGACACGCTGTCCCTGCAAAGGAAGCTGGGGCAGGGCTGCTTCGGGGACGTGTGGATGG GCATGTGGAACGGCACCACCAAGGTAGCGGTGAAGACTCTGAAGCCAGGAACCATGTCCCCTGAGGCCTTCTTGGAGGAGGCTCAGATCATGAAGAGACTCCGTCATGACAAGCTGGTGCAGCTCTACGCCGTTGTGTCTGAGGAGCCCATTTACATTATCACCGAGTTCATGAGCCAAG GAAGCTTGCTGGACTTCTTAAAAGATGGAGAGGGGCAGAGTCTGAAGCTGCCTCAGCTGGTTGACATGGCTGCACAG ATTGCAGCTGGAATGGCGTACATCGAGAGGATGAACTACATCCATCGTGACTTGCGAGCAGCTAACATCCTTGTTGGAGACAATCTGGTGTGCAAGATCGCCGACTTTGGCCTTGCTAGGCTCATCGAGGACAATGAGTACACAGCCAGACAAG GGGCGAAGTTCCCCATCAAGTGGACGGCTCCAGAAGCTGCGCTGTATGGACGCTTTACTATCAAGTCAGATGTCTGGAGCTTTGGCATCCTACTAACTGAACTCATCACTAAGGGACGTGTGCCATATCCAG GAATGAACAACCGCGAAGTGCTGGAGCAGGTGGAGCGGGGCTACCGGATGCCTTGTGCCCCGGGCTGCCCCACCTCGCTCCATGAACTGATGCTGCAGTGCTGGAGGCGGGAGCCTGATGAGAGGCATACCTTTGAGTACCTGCAGTCCTTCCTGGAGGATTACTTCACTGCCACAGAGCCACAGTACCAGCCCGGAGAAAACCTGTGA
- the ahdc1 gene encoding AT-hook DNA-binding motif-containing protein 1 — translation MSSLSDHLHSGQTGSPVGCGEARAEEKGCVSGLEGIEEAEFWTRELALQGGFQDPSHDGLALVTSDHIPSSSPSALANGLHLQRRLGHSSCRRRQTETHTTAETHTFAETFRNMQTHIDPDVHAQAFSHANMENCGITDVNSHTGSIGPEHSKTLTSEAIHSPQPLSLALGNHPASTNQLAAPVRTAETEVPSTYCPVSTGPNSNTDSSPLPIETEKKYALRSSGRPRFPCHLRKSSRLRRSIEDGEKRTGREKGGEEDEEVLEEKIWRVKEEDVAVGDKEEHSSVEAVLPTVTSHTDIALALTVPKPVPKAIPKPGARLGYRPGPKSRSRPSPKPVHKAAPKSVMKQRQAAQAIHDHANPHLSFGNIPTIPASLLTMKEEPVAQMRVCPPSNGRRGRFVGVRKIVVKVARIPVSLSRRQKSYKISNLETVTGTEKSNDGNVEGSETAREPTALLRMKNNGKSVMVMFPPGELPVILKRRRGRPPKQPLPGIQGEPPNAGNPGGNGDQPKKPRRRRRTKLPFPYPSYVNDTNDVKTEYGDVLSKLAFLNRQPPATGRCSPPRCWTPSEPESFHTPSENPGISTLLHRLTGFRRPRGGRGGGVGRGGGAAGGIGGRECNKSTFSDFFESIGKKRKLSPLSEHGLPRKRGKGVGGGGVGRGGGVVGTVPGGEKIVRKRRMRKNGAFKGGGMSIGQDWPNGAGGWGEEGPMDKEKGLGGYQLCGSSRGGFSSCEVGRGGAYSSPGGSRGVGAAGEDSQGLFAGYFRSLLDSDDSSDLLDISSTQSDPRKASSTPGFEPSSPATSHSWSTAFSKWSTKGANSGAEGSSQTHGSSTRPPYNYGNLAQTSPTTSTYPKSTPPSLSHSPSSLHPTSYSHYSSGYSCSSPVVPQRSSDCSWSGNNSGKTNPVSQMGYSSYQATAKRGYSGYPTASHSSVMRGDSTGPTSPGGGYMSVAKSSPFISSSLEGYKQYNANQWNFRQGYGGWSTDSFGSQYHGYNEYGSNESKDILDISNYTPQKAKRQPFPESLSESSSDSSHLGSAATASGPSSTCGTYKQNESVSVSGEGGQSSLSSLEKLMMDWHESASGPSYNWSQNVLFQGGGTSKPGRGRRKRTEPHLEKEGISALHSDSPSSPSPTPTPGPKRGGVGGRGRGSRGGRGGLSPCQRERPAGSKGRGKAASTSGVGPVVSAVGPEGSGLFQEGLDYYSGDSSSLSPLATPNPAPPSSYLQDPCEYPSPYSAHPSTPSSEERYPALYPGESSSSLSPSVSSPPYPPKPTPPPHQSYHLVPSRTFSPSCSPSPRLTPHCGTALSPSHRPPPKDPQFSQYDSPSYCSSPYWYGQASHSGSPSPHTHSNTAMHAHSNPHTSPHGNTPGNSLSSPNATTHTHLTPTPHDAHHSNSQPHLSSHTNTHPTSHLQSSPLSHSNNQPHHNTHTNLNTHLASHTHSNPSPGLHSHATPMLYEERSPPSAITPHKRDLTPHAMSTGHRQGPLPHSPYPKPPLDSSPHQEDTSGYSVPQQSYQGMGHRYPSQAAQGSGVLCQLLDPAGDDSFSVTSL, via the exons ATGAGTAGCTTATCAGATCACCTGCATTCAGGCCAAACTGGGTCTCCAGTGGGCTGTGGTGAGGCTCGGGCCGAGGAAAAGGGGTGTGTGTCGGGGCTTGAGGGAATCGAGGAGGCTGAGTTCTGGACCAGGGAGCTCGCGCTCCAGGGGGGGTTCCAGGATCCTTCTCATGATGGACTGGCGCTGGTGACCTCCGACCAcattccctcctcctctccttctgcCCTGGCCAACGGCCTCCATCTTCAGAGAAGGCTGGGGCACAGCAGTTGCCGGCGGAGGCAGACAGAGACTCACACGACTGCAGAGACACATACATTTGCAGAGACGTtcagaaacatgcaaacacacatagaTCCAGATGTGCATGCGCAGGCTTTTTCTCATGCAAATATGGAGAACTGTGGAATCACGGATGTGAACTCACATACAGGTTCTATTGGGCCAGAACACTCCAAAACTCTCACATCAGAGGCCATACACTCACCCCAGCCCTTGTCTTTGGCGCTAGGCAATCACCCTGCCTCCACCAATCAGCTGGCAGCCCCGGTCAGAACTGCAGAGACAGAAGTGCCCTCAACGTATTGTCCAGTTTCTACTGGTCCAAACTCAAACACAGACTCCTCCCCACTTCCCATAGAGACAGAAAAGAAGTATGCACTCCGTAGCTCTGGACGTCCCCGCTTTCCCTGTCACCTGCGCAAATCCTCCCGCCTCCGCAGAAGCATAGAGGATGGAGAAAAAAGAACAGGGAGGGagaagggaggagaggaggatgaggaagtATTAGAGGAAAAGATCTGGAGGGTAAAGGAGGAGGATGTGGCAGTTGGTGATAAAGAAGAGCATTCCTCTGTGGAGGCTGTTCTCCCTACAGTTACCAGTCACACAGACATTGCTCTTGCTCTAACTGTACCTAAACCTGTTCCTAAAGCTATACCTAAACCTGGGGCGAGACTTGGGTATAGACCTGGACCTAAATCCAGGTCTAGGCCCTCACCAAAACCTGTGCATAAAGCAGCACCTAAAAGCGTAATGAAACAGCGTCAGGCAGCCCAGGCTATCCACGATCATGCTAACCCTCATCTCTCATTTGGGAACATACCCACAATCCCTGCATCTCTGCTAACGATGAAGGAGGAACCTGTTGCACAGATGAGGGTATGTCCTCCCAGTAATGGCAGACGTGGGCGTTTTGTTGGT GTGAGGAAGATTGTCGTCAAGGTGGCACGCATTCCAGTCAGTCTTAGCCGCCGACAGAAGAGCTACAAAATTTCTAATTTGGAAACAGTCACAGGGACAGAGAAAAGTAATGATGGCAATGTAGAGGGCTCAGAGACGGCCCGAGAGCCAACCGCACTCCTCCGAATGAAGAACAACGGAAAGAGTGTGATGGTGATGTTCCCTCCTGGAGAGCTCCCTGTTATCCTCAAACGCAGGCGGGGACGACCGCCTAAACAACCTCtgccaggaatacagggggagCCTCCAAATGCTGGGAACCCTGGTGGTAATGGAGACCAGCCCAAGAAGCCCCGGAGGCGGCGACGGACTAAACTCCCTTTTCCATATCCATCCTATGTTAATGATACAAATGATGTGAAAACTGAATATGGGGATGTTCTCTCCAAACTGGCCTTTTTAAACCGCCAGCCTCCCGCCACTGGCCGGTGCTCCCCACCTCGCTGCTGGACACCTAGTGAGCCAGAAAGCTTTCATACCCCCTCTGAAAACCCTGGAATATCCACCCTGCTGCACCGGCTCACCGGATTTAGACGCCCACGGGGTGGCAGGGGAGGAGGTGttggacgaggaggaggagcagcagggggGATCGGGGGCAGAGAATGCAATAAGAGCACCTTCAGTGACTTCTTTGAATCTATTGGAAAAAAGCGGAAACTGAGCCCCCTGTCTGAGCATGGATTACCTAGGAAAAGAGGAAAGGGTGTGGGTGGAGGTGGGGTGGGTAGAGGAGGTGGTGTAGTAGGAACAGTGCCTGGAGGCGAGAAAATAGTCAGAAAGAGACGTATGAGAAAAAATGGTGCTTTTAAAGGGGGTGGGATGTCCATAGGACAGGACTGGCCCAATGGGGCAGGTGGCTGGGGTGAAGAGGGACCTATGGATAAAGAGAAAGGCTTGGGTGGGTATCAGCTCTGTGGCTCCTCAAGGGGGGGCTTCTCCTCCTGTGAAGTTGGACGGGGAGGTGCCTACAGCAGCCCAGGAGGGAGCAGAGGAGTTGGGGCAGCTGGGGAGGACTCACAAGGCCTCTTTGCTGGTTATTTCCGATCATTGCTCGACTCTGATGATTCTTCAGACCTGCTGGACATCTCCTCCACACAGTCAGACCCCCGCAAAGCTTCATCCACCCCTGGATTTGAGCCATCCAGCCCAGCTACAAGTCACAGCTGGTCTACTGCTTTCTCTAAGTGGAGCACTAAGGGTGCAAATTCTGGGGCGGAGGGTTCATCCCAGACACATGGCTCCTCAACCAGGCCTCCATATAACTATGGGAACCTGGCCCAAACATCCCCCACCACTTCTACTTATCCTAAATCCactcctccatctctctcacactctcctAGCTCCCTCCATCCCACCTCTTATAGCCATTACTCTTCTGGCTACTCCTGCTCCTCTCCTGTGGTGCCACAGAGGTCCTCAGACTGCAGCTGGTCTGGTAACAACAGTGGTAAGACCAACCCTGTCAGTCAAATGGGTTATTCCAGCTATCAAGCCACAGCCAAGCGAGGATACAGTGGATATCCAACAGCAAGTCATTCCTCTGTGATGCGGGGGGACTCGACAGGGCCAACATCACCTGGAGGAGGATATATGTCTGTGGCCAAAAGTAGCCCCTTCATCTCCTCCTCACTAGAGGGGTACAAACAATACAACGCCAATCAGTGGAACTTCAG acAAGGTTATGGTGGTTGGTCAACAGACAGCTTTGGGTCTCAGTACCATGGCTATAATGAATATGGATCCAATGAGTCCAAAGACATCTTGGATATCTCAAACTACACCCCCCAGAAGGCCAAACGACAACCCTTCCCTGAAAGTCTATCAGAATCCTCTTCTGACTCTTCACATCTTGGCTCTGCAGCTACTGCTAGTGGCCCTAGCTCCACATGTGGCACATACAAACAGAATGAGTCTGTTTCTGTCAGTGGAGAAGGGGGCCAATCAAGTCTGTCCAGTCTGGAGAAGTTGATGATGGACTGGCATGAGAGTGCCTCAGGACCTTCTTATAACTGGAGCCAGAACGTCCTCTTCCAGGGTGGGGGGACCAGCAAACCTGGCCGTGGTCGCAGGAAACGGACTGAACCACATTTAGAAAAAGAAGGAATTTCTGCTTTGCACTCTGATTCCCCATCCAGTCCCTCCCCAACGCCTACTCCTGGACCTAAGCGGGGAGGGGTTGGAGGACGGGGCAGAGGGTCaaggggaggcagaggaggtCTGTCTCCCTGCCAGAGGGAGAGGCCAGCAGGGTCCAAAGGCAGGGGCAAGGCTGCCTCTACATCAGGAGTGGGACCAGTAGTGTCTGCTGTAGGTCCAGAGGGGTCTGGGCTATTTCAGGAAGGGCTGGATTATTACAGCGGAGACAGTAGCAGCCTCTCTCCCTTGGCTACTCCTAATCCTGCACCACCTTCCAGCTACCTCCAAGACCCCTGTGAGTACCCCTCCCCTTATTCTGCCCACCCCTCCACACCATCCTCTGAGGAACGTTATCCAGCCTTATACCCTGGAGAGtcctcctcttccctctcacccagtgtctcctctcctccttaTCCACCCAAGCCTACCCCTCCTCCACACCAGTCTTACCACCTTGTCCCCTCCAGGACCTTCTCCCCATCTTGCTCCCCCTCACCGCGGTTAACACCCCACTGTGGCACTGCACTCAGTCCCTCACACCGCCCCCCTCCGAAAGACCCACAGTTTTCACAGTACGACTCCCCGAGCTACTGCAGCTCCCCCTACTGGTACGGACAGGCATCGCACAGCGGCAGCcccagcccacacacacactcaaatacagCCATGCACGCACATAGCAACCCGCACACGAGTCCTCATGGAAATACACCTGGTAATTCACTCTCTAGCCCAAatgcaaccacacacacacatttgactCCAACTCCCCATGATGCACATCATTCTAACTCACAGCCCCACCTGAgctcacacactaacacacatcCAACATCACACCTACAGAGCAGCCCTCTCTCCCACTCCAACAATCAGCcccaccacaacacacacaccaacctcAACACCCACCTCGCCTCACATACACACTCGAACCCCAGCCCTGGCCTCCATTCCCACGCAACACCTATGCTTTATGAGGAGCGCAGCCCTCCCTCTGCCATTACCCCACACAAGCGGGATTTGACCCCCCACGCCATGAGCACAGGCCATCGGCAGGGTCCCTTGCCTCACTCCCCATACCCCAAACCTCCCCTGGACTCCTCGCCCCATCAGGAGGACACTAGTGGCTACTCTGTGCCCCAACAATCCTACCAAGGCATGGGACACCGCTACCCCTCCCAAGCGGCTCAGGGTAGTGGGGTGCTGTGCCAGCTCCTGGACCCAGCCGGTGATGACAGCTTCAGCGTCACAAGCCTGTAA
- the yrk gene encoding tyrosine-protein kinase Fgr isoform X1 has protein sequence MGCACCKHKKSAKEAAASAAVDIPGLSPSNADGFSTALNQGRYCPDPTQTIPDFNSSSSVFPNTSISQRSGGITGGGVTLFIALYDYDARTEDDLTFLKGEKFQIINNTEGDWWEARSLDTGHSGYIPSNYVAPVDSIQAEEWYFGKMGRKDAERQLLGHGNPRGTFLIRESETTKGAYSLSIRDWDDNKGDHVKHYKIRKLDNGGYYITTRSQFDTVQQLVVHYQERAAGLCCRLIGSCKRGMPKLADLSVKTKDMWEIPRESLQLIKKLGNGQFGEVWMGMWNGTTKVAVKTLKPGTMSPEAFLEEAQIMKRLRHDKLVQLYAVVSEEPIYIITEFMSQGSLLDFLKDGEGQSLKLPQLVDMAAQIAAGMAYIERMNYIHRDLRAANILVGDNLVCKIADFGLARLIEDNEYTARQGAKFPIKWTAPEAALYGRFTIKSDVWSFGILLTELITKGRVPYPGMNNREVLEQVERGYRMPCAPGCPTSLHELMLQCWRREPDERHTFEYLQSFLEDYFTATEPQYQPGENL, from the exons ATGGGGTGTGCCTGTTGCAAGCACAAGAAGTCTGCCAAAGAAGCAGCAGCGTCGGCAGCAGTAGACATACCGGGTCTGTCTCCTAGCAACGCAGATGGGTTCTCCACGGCCTTGAATCAGGGCCGTTACTGCCCTGACCCAACTCAGACCATCCCAGACTTCAACTCATCCAGCAGCGTATTCCCCAACACCAGCATCAGCCAGCGATCAGGAGGCATAACAG GTGGAGGAGTCACCCTCTTTATAGCTCTGTATGACTATGACGCTCGCACTGAGGATGACCTCACTTTCCTGAAAGGAGAAAAATTCCAGATCATTAACAACAC CGAGGGTGACTGGTGGGAAGCTCGCTCTCTGGACACTGGCCATTCAGGTTACATCCCCTCCAACTACGTAGCTCCGGTGGACTCCATACAAGCTGAAGA GTGGTATTTTGGGAAGATGGGAAGGAAGGATGCAGAGAGACAGCTGTTGGGTCACGGCAACCCAAGGGGGACTTTCCTCATACGAGAGAGCGAGACCACCAAGG GTGCTTACTCTCTTTCCATCCGTGACTGGGATGATAACAAGGGAGACCACGTGAAACATTATAAGATTCGTAAGCTAGACAATGGCGGCTACTACATCACCACTAGATCACAGTTTGATACCGTGCAGCAGCTGGTCGTGCACTACCAAG AGAGAGCGGCGGGACTGTGCTGCCGTTTGATTGGCAGCTGTAAGCGGGGCATGCCTAAGCTGGCCGACTTATCAGTGAAGACCAAGGATATGTGGGAGATTCCCCGCGAATCTCTCCAGCTGATTAAGAAACTGGGCAATGGCCAGTTCGGAGAAGTCTGGATGG GCATGTGGAACGGCACCACCAAGGTAGCGGTGAAGACTCTGAAGCCAGGAACCATGTCCCCTGAGGCCTTCTTGGAGGAGGCTCAGATCATGAAGAGACTCCGTCATGACAAGCTGGTGCAGCTCTACGCCGTTGTGTCTGAGGAGCCCATTTACATTATCACCGAGTTCATGAGCCAAG GAAGCTTGCTGGACTTCTTAAAAGATGGAGAGGGGCAGAGTCTGAAGCTGCCTCAGCTGGTTGACATGGCTGCACAG ATTGCAGCTGGAATGGCGTACATCGAGAGGATGAACTACATCCATCGTGACTTGCGAGCAGCTAACATCCTTGTTGGAGACAATCTGGTGTGCAAGATCGCCGACTTTGGCCTTGCTAGGCTCATCGAGGACAATGAGTACACAGCCAGACAAG GGGCGAAGTTCCCCATCAAGTGGACGGCTCCAGAAGCTGCGCTGTATGGACGCTTTACTATCAAGTCAGATGTCTGGAGCTTTGGCATCCTACTAACTGAACTCATCACTAAGGGACGTGTGCCATATCCAG GAATGAACAACCGCGAAGTGCTGGAGCAGGTGGAGCGGGGCTACCGGATGCCTTGTGCCCCGGGCTGCCCCACCTCGCTCCATGAACTGATGCTGCAGTGCTGGAGGCGGGAGCCTGATGAGAGGCATACCTTTGAGTACCTGCAGTCCTTCCTGGAGGATTACTTCACTGCCACAGAGCCACAGTACCAGCCCGGAGAAAACCTGTGA